The following nucleotide sequence is from Salvia miltiorrhiza cultivar Shanhuang (shh) chromosome 7, IMPLAD_Smil_shh, whole genome shotgun sequence.
CAGCTCCTTCACTTCTTCACCTACGCTTTCTTCTTGCTGCAGATATTCTGGAGTTGCTGGACTCGTTTCTGATGGCATTTTTGGTTTAATTTGCATGCTGGATTCACCTTCACATATAGGGAGACTGAGTGGAGGGTTGCTACCCCACTAGGAATGAATTATTACCCTCATTCTCCTTACTCCAACCGTATAAATGACAATATTCGGTTATTCAAATGATACTTTCTTATAactgacactattcggttatacacgatgtcattttaaaatgttataatgtcatttataggcagtgttatttgtataaccgaattgTATCAATTACtaacagtgtcatttacacagtTTAAATCAGAATGCGGGTTCAGATCAGCGTATGGGTCAGAATGCAACTTGATTAATTGTAATTTGTACAGTACGGTACAATCGATTGCACCCAAGAGCTAAAATTGAAATGCCAAGTcgagatttttaattttatttatttttaatttatcgtGGCCCAACACtcctaaaatagaaaattttgGAGTAATAGTTGAGCACGTGACATTGGCGTGTTAAATAGTTAGCTTCTGACAGCATGCACGTAATGCAAAAGTCATGTGGGTTGATGGTCCTGCTCTGGGTCTGGGGAAACTTTATTTCCTTTTGAACCCACGCAAATTATAAAGTGCATGGTCCTGCCCCATGCCAATCGATAGTGACGCAACGCAACTATTAGTATTATTCATAATGCTACTACACTTGAAAATGGAATTCTTGTTCCTTGAAAACGTATAGgaaaatcaaattaatgaaATCATGATCGATAATGCAAATGTATAATAATAAGTCACATCCCCAACAGAATTGCCAAAATGACAAACAATTTATCCTCCGTAAGATGCAATAaagatgagcaagaaaatcGATCGAAATTCTGGAAATGATATGAATGAGACGAGGGTGGCCACAATGCCACCATTTTTTTCTCCTAGTGTTATTATCTTTATGAGTGTATCAGAACAACACCACAAGGACAAACAGAGCAAATTTACACCACGGTTTATATTCAAATAACCTACTGCCAAAATCTCTCTTAGCACATCTACCAAGTATGAATACTCACTAGTTAGTTAACAAAAATCCTGCTGGTTTTCTCCCAACATATACTGCAGATGCAAAATGGTATTTGTGAAATGAGTGAACGTAACTCGACACTTCTCAGCATCTATATCACTCAATCTCAGGCGCTCCCAACATCGAAAAGCTGGTATCTTCAGATCCAAGGAACGGAATGTACTCTGACCCTCTCACATGGACACTAAAGCAAGCTGCACAATAAGCAAGTTGAGATTCCATCTTGAGGAATATTTAAAACAATGGCCCATTCATTTGGAGCATACAGAAAGGGAAGAAACCAAGATATCTACAAACAATATTGGCATCATACCATTTTCTATTTTCATTACGCTTTGGAGCATTACATCCATCTTTTGTTTCATATCCGAGGGGTCGTCCATCTTTGGAGCAACAAGTGTCAGGTCTCTATAGATTTCACGTACAAATCTGCAAATCTTTTGAGCAAACTCAAGTTCACCGTCTGATATCCTACCCATTGCCATCCTCATCAGCTCTCCAGTTAAGTCTGCAAGCTGATTATGATGCCTTGGTAATTAGTGTTAGAGACGGATATTGAACAAGACAATGTAGTCATCTTTCAAATACATAAATAGACTTGAGCCTAACATAGCAGATGATCACCACTATTTGTGTGTATGAGTGTCACAAAAATATTAGAGAATTACCCCCAACAGATAGTCGAGCACATTAATCTGCAAAGGCTCATTAGATGGGTCACCTAGAGTTCGCAAGGAAGCATTGATCTCATCAAGATTCAAAAGAGCACCTGTTTTGCAAAAGTTACACAGTGTAGCAGCTTCAACATATTCCTGAACCTAGAAATGCAAGGAAATCAATATTAAGATTCCAAAACATTTTGAAGCCTTCAGAAGTTAAAATGGCAGAATGGTTACCCCGGGAGAATAGGCTCGTCTTAACTTCCAAAAATCTGTTCCTCCAAGTTCTTTTACTAAACGAGCTATATACTGATCCATCACAGCAGCTAGATCATTTTCTGCTTTTTGTAAGACTTCGTCTTTGTTGTGCTTACTGATTCTGTGATTACAAAGGTTAAACAAATAGTAACTCTTCTTCAAGGTAGTTTCAAACAATACCAAGAAACAACATGGGTATGGGTTTAATTAAACAAGTTAACATGAATTATAAATAGTCAGGTGAGCACCAATTGCTCGTGATAAACCTCATATGCCAATAGCTATTGAAAAGCACAAAGAGAATTAGATATTCCTTTGCCATCAACTTTGTAAAAGTCAATGTGAAATGAGCATACATAGTTGAAGATATGCTAGTAGTAATGCTTCAGAACATAAACTAGGAAACAAATATTAGGAATGAACATTCATGAAACAATTGAACACAAGCAACAATATCTTTTTACCTGTGCACTTGAAATATGACTTTTTTACTGTTCATAGTTATATCCCGGCTAGCTTTTACCACCCTTTCTCTCTTGTCATTCTGTGGTGCATATGGATCAACAGTAACGAATCTTATCAGGTGATAAAGAGCATCATACATTTATGTAAATTCATATGCATCAACAGTGTGAGAAAATATCAATTGAAGAAAGTTGGACTGGAATTTTATCGCCGTTTCTTCTATTAATAGCAGACACATTCAAGAAATATCTCAAAGGAACTACTAATCCATGCCGTACAAAAACACCGCTTAATGCTACAGAAATCTGCAAATTTACCAAGAACTTTACATGATTGTTCCAACATCCAAATTTTTCTTGCATTTGTAATATATCAATAACTAAAGAAATCAAGTAACTCGTCACAAAGCTGTATCAAATCTAAATAAGGCTAAAGTAGAACACTAGTCCTTTCAAGAAACTTGTCGAACTAAAGAAATTTCTGAAAGTTcaaatatttgaaaatgatcAAATTTACACAATGGGGGCCTTTGTTTTTCATGATTGATAAATtaaagtatttttatcctcgaTACTAGGGTATCTCCAATTCCACTTTTcaatgagatatgaatcaagcaaaataggttcaaattatataaattatcaagGGATTTGAAatattccaaagtttcaatccatcttaACAAACAAGGAAATGACATGTACTATTTTATCTATCTAGACTAATCTTCCAAAGTAAACGCTCTCATAATAGTATGTTATAGATTCAAAATTACGAATCTTGCAAACTTGCTTAATCTCATCTGTCACTAACCAAATGTTCACCAATTAATTAGTTAAAATAAGATAAGGAAAACCTAGAAAACATTAAACATGTTTGCGCAACGGAAGAAATTCAAGCACGAGCGATTTTGCTTGATTTCACAAAATATCACGAAAAAAGGGAGAGTACCAGGTTGTTGAGGTAAGTAGCGTATTTGGAAAAGGCGTTCTTCATATAGTTTTGGTCAGAGTCAGCCGCATTGGTTGTCATAGTTCTGGGCTTCTTGGCGGCGGCACCAACAATTTCTGCAGCTGTTCGATGAAATGCGTCAATGAATTAGTTTGTGCGTCTCCAAAATAAGATATACTTCCCTACCCCGTGACCGCGCTCTGtgtgcgagagagagagagagagagagagagagagattcgtGTCACTTACAGTATGCGAAGCGTTGAGGCTTGGGCGCGATTAGAGAGAGCTTACGCGCGGCCGACGAATTCAACATCTGTCCTCTCACTCGATAATTCAAGAAGGGaactaataattttattattcaatattaaattattattaataactAATACACCCACCCGTGCTTTATATATCTgaatattttaagtaaaataaatataaatataaaatattattggtaagtcaatcaaatcaaattataattaaataccaAATaagtccccttgggatggcctagtggttggggtggttgtctgttgtccaagaggtcacaggttcgaatactctcggccacaataaccactaggtggggtgtgtgtggtttgtattatttataatgtaatttcatcaaaaaaaaaaataccaaataAATACACATAATACTACACATTTTAGAAaacttccctatatatataacgTTTGTAGTTGTATCTATCTCTACCATCTTCAGAAAGCAAAATTTtaagtcattctcgacttcgtACTCTTGATACTGACATTCTTGGAATCAAATTTTTATGAACTGCATTATCTCTTATAAGAATTcgcacttttaaaacaaaagtcacgcTTCCCTCTTCCTCACACCATCGCCGCCGTCCTTGAAtccggtcggcgtcgtctcccccttcactgtctctctcttctctcgatccttttctctctctaaagtcgattgcacactcaaatcaagccctaattccccccttaaactgtccgcctctctctccctctaaattcaggcgtcgctgccgtcctaagggcggcgttgctccgcctcatctctgactccctcttccattccttaattagttcgattttgtttccacttcttaaacccatgagaattctccattcgaagcaattaatacaagagccctaagatttctttttcctataacccaTTGTTGTTCCTTCTTCTAGACTCCGGCGAAATAGTCGCCGTTGAGCTTGTGGTTCGTCCGCCGCCAAGTCACCGCTGAGCCCTGGAGTTCGTCCACCGTGCCGTCGACCCCCACCCCACCGACGACTTCTCTGTTTTGATACCTCCATTTCCTGATCTGTCGTGATTCTTCCTACACACctatggtaagtattaaattagtttcctaatttaataacgtgtttcactattttaaatatagaatgattattattttagaaagaacaaattttggaaagaattttggcatctgctatcaagtgtgttgtgattgttgcatggaagcaatatgatttatcaactatgatgaggggtgaaatatgcaaggtcctaagatcaggacacgtGGCTTTGCTTGGAATACCAAAGATGAGCAGCAGAGAGCAAAGAAGCTGTGAGAAATAGGCAGAGGAAAAAGTCCAGAGCAAAGCttaccagagcagagttggcagagcaaagcttccagaacagagctgccagagcagagcttccagagacagagctaaccagagcagagggccagagtcaagttgccagagcagagatgccagagccagagctaaccagagcagagatgccagagcaaagcttccagagcagagcttccagagcagaactTCCAGAgtagagcttccagagcagagctgccagagctaagtcattaaagttagagccagagccaagtcgccagatccaaagtcagagctaagtcgttagagtcagagccagagccaaatcgccagatccagagtcagagctaagctattggagccagagcgtggagccacacgccagagacaattcgccagaaggcggagctacttagcagagcggagccaaagagtagaagtctgccccaaggaaggaaatacagagctactagacagagcgggatgatgaggacagaatccagctctataattaggggacaacgacctgacaagttataatctaataatagctttaattagtttaatggcgagcatgcggaatagatgaccaaatgagtttatataattatcataagaataacataaaatatataaattacaagaaaatatgtacccgtcgaatttcgacgggtaatacactagttatCTCTTATAAGAATTCGCACTTCCAAAATATAATGACCAAGTCTTGTTATCATCAGTCGTGTGTCATTGCACAATCTTGCATGGTCGATGTTTCTTAACAATATAATCAAGTTTTCACCTTCAAATATAATTCATGATTTAGTATCCCTGAACATTTGATATTGTTCAAGAATTCTGGAGTATGAACCTGTTGCACCAAATCAGTGACTGAATCTGATCTAGAAGTTGAATATGAGCTTCTATATAACTGTCCTTCAGTCTTGttcaaaaaaatcatatattgaTTTATAGATTCAACAATATAAAGAGTATGAGCAAGTATTAATTGTTTTTTCTTGTATCTACATTATCAGCAAAATATGATGGATAAATGGTATTAACAATGTGTTCGATTGGATCTCCtgaccattttattaacaaaTATGTCGGAATATCAATGCTGACATAACCATCATTTGCACTTCCAATTGTTCCATCGCCTATACTCACAATCAATTTAGAGAACTCTTTTAACTCCATAGCTTCAGCACTGGAACTCATGTTTTGAAGCCTCATATTTTTTGTAATCGTAAAATCTTACAATATCTCCAAATATATGAAGAATTTATTGTTGCAAAAATAATATCTTATATACTTTGTTTTGAAATAACATGCAATATCTGTCTGAAATCACCTCCAAAGACCATTGTCTTGCCTCCAAAAGGAGTAGATGCACTTCACAAATTGACAAACCGCATTATATCTCGTAGATTTTGATCCAGTGCTTCAAAGTAAAATGTGTGCATCATCGGTGCCTCATCCCAATTATAAGCATAAATCTAACAATCAATTTTGCAAGTGGAGATCCTTGATGAATGTTGCACGTGGAATCCTCATTAATAATGTGAATTTTGAATCGTTAATGAGTTTCTTTCCACCAGGCCAATAGCAAGGATGCAATACCACTTGAAGCacacatttaaaataattttcccTTTAGATATATGAGTTGCAGATAACGTGTTCCATATGAAATTTTTTCATGTACCCCTATATCCATATATGAAAAGCATTCCTCCAGAATTTGATTCTATCGCATTCATAATAGTGTCATAAACACAATGTTATTCATCTATAAGCCTATTAACCAAAACTATACGTTCATTTCATAATACTTTTCGATCATATCATAATTCATCATTGNNNNNNNNNNNNNNNNNNNNNNNNNNNNNNNNNNNNNNNNNNNNNNNNNNNNNNNNNNNNNNNNNNNNNNNNNNNNNNNNNNNNNNNNNNNNNNNNNNNNaaacccctttcccctcactaactcacgctatatcagcccacaccacacacacaacacctaaaacacacactacacacgccattttccatttaagcttggacggagcttttgacctccgatttgagcaccgagacgagcgccgacatcttttcgatcacgtatctaagtaggtaagatctttacctacgttttgatggttttattttcgattttcgtcgacgtcgaaaaacgtcgattctcgactttattttgaaacgacgtcggatcgtcgtgaaattttagtatgttgttcttgggtaaatgttgagcatgtttaatgaagggagtaagaacggaacgaaccgtagctatgaaacccatgagggcagccccgtttttcacatattagcttgtctttcgatttttgtttgatcgttttgacttgattgTGCTTAAGGgttgctagaatcgatatatattaaattcgtattttccaagcacgaaattgtataagtttttagagtatgattatttaaattcgtgaagtttgggacgttgcataatgaatattattgcgtatatgtgttctacgatatcacatgagcatgctaattgatttacaatttatggatgataattgttgaacgaaattaaaactggaattctgtaaaaattttacagcagttttcaagcttatgtttcgatgagttttcattgcttgatggctctgaaattttagtatgtttatctatgatatgtgtatttcgtcgctgcaaaatttcatgtccgTTTTGGATGATGttggtattttaaagatattttgaaaacaATCCTTGACAGGAATCTGTCatctgttggtagacttcacaaaaacggtttatatctattaatccatgaaggatgtTTGCATCACCGtatttttaaacgaaactagaacttcaatacttttctaaaaacataatatttccgattttatgacctctgaaactgTAGTGACCCgtctcttttatatattttaaatccagtaatgagtgtttatttttgttcatcagtaaatgaaaacggttattatcctgatatgaattcagcttatgatcctgaatttatattgttaagcagtcaatgatattatttcagagttaaactgacttagcaaagtcacgttatttatttaagcgagtggcattttattttatttttacttaggTCGTGAgttatttccgactcaagaagttaattaaatctgcggatttaatttagatatcagaacaacgaacgaattaaatctacggatttaatttaaattcattttataacttatcgattttagagagatatcacatgtcgaaatcgagatttatgtaaatacagtatcaagcagaatcgaagccagtattttattacagttacagaatcaccgagacatagaaaatacatcattaatcctacactacattattattatttttttatcttccaCTACTTTGCTCCCCACTACTTTGCCCACCACTATATTTTGCCCACCACTATACTTTGCCAATCCTCTATTAATCATCATCTCCACCATCCTGCAATTATCGAAGAAAGACTTCATTTACTACTGCCAACCTTCAAAGGAGTTCCAATTCATTCAACTCAGCAACAACAGTCAACCAACAATTATACTTCAAGGTATTAATTCTATACCAAATATTCATCCAGTTCGCATATCATCCAATAAGCTTGATTAATTAGAAAGAGCAGACtgtatagatgtatatttgcataatggacttagcaaagtcacacaCTTATGTAATCTAGAATGAGCTTGAGTTAGTACAGAAAGAACAGCATAATCGGTAGTCACCTAGAACAACCAACAACCTATAAGCTTCCACACAATTCAATTGCATTGAGAATTTGCATAATCAGTAGCAAAACCACAACATTTCATAACAAGAGTATAGAATAACCATGATTTCACGAGCTATGAGAATAGCAGCAGATCGAAGTGCATAATATATGATCGAAAATAGAATATCATAGGATTGTAGAACTTAGCTTCGAATGGGAAGGGGGCGACTGCCCTATTCAGCCGAGCTGTGACGAAGATTAAGACGACAGTTCTTGCTGTCACGGTGAAGTCCGAGAACGGCAACAGCAGCGGCGTGGCATAACTCGAACCTCATCGACCCCAGGGAACAGCGATAGCAAACGGCGGACTCTTCCCTGGTCGCCGGAGGAACGCGAAGGAGATGGCGGCAGAACCATGGTGGCGGAGGTGGAAAAGAGACAGGGCTCGACTCCCTGCCTTGACGTCTGAATCAGAACTGAACGGCTCCGAGGAGGAGGCG
It contains:
- the LOC130995970 gene encoding uncharacterized protein LOC130995970, with translation MLNSSAARKLSLIAPKPQRFAYSAEIVGAAAKKPRTMTTNAADSDQNYMKNAFSKYATYLNNLNDKRERVVKASRDITMNSKKVIFQVHRISKHNKDEVLQKAENDLAAVMDQYIARLVKELGGTDFWKLRRAYSPGVQEYVEAATLCNFCKTGALLNLDEINASLRTLGDPSNEPLQINVLDYLLGLADLTGELMRMAMGRISDGELEFAQKICRFVREIYRDLTLVAPKMDDPSDMKQKMDVMLQSVMKIENACFSVHVRGSEYIPFLGSEDTSFSMLGAPEIE